CGAGGCTGACCAGCAGAATGAGAAAGGCAAGTGTTGTGGGGTTGAGACCGTCGGTCAAGGATAGGGATTTCCCGGCCAGGTCGTTGAATGTTGGCAAGGCGAGTTCTGCGATGGCAATGCCAGCGATGAGCGCGATGGTGATGAGTAAGAGCGATTCACCGATAAATTGTTTTGCGATTTGTGAGCGTTTTGCGCCGACGACTTTTCGCAAGCCGACTTCTCGCGCCCGGGTTGCCTGCCGTCCGAGGGTCAGGGTGGTGAAGTTGACACAGGCGATAAATAGGACGAGGATTGTTATGCCCGATAAGATGTATGAGTAAATTGGATTACTGCGACGGCTTACGTGCATGGTTTGATCGAAGTGCATTTCGGTGAGTAGCTGAAGTTTGATCTGATTCTCGCTCTTTTCGTTCCACCAGGTTTTGGCCCATTTGGGAAATTGCTGTTCGAGACCGTTTGGGTGTACATTTGGGGGGAGCATCATGAAAGTAAATATGCTGTAGGAATTCCATCTGTCTTCGACCTTGCTTTGTTCAAAGGGCATTAGCACGTCAAATTGAATCGTGGAGTTTTTGGGCGCGTTTTGCACAATGCCCGCGATGGTGTAATCCTGGATTTCATTTTTGTATTCAATGGGAAGCACTGCTCCGATCGGGTTGGTGTTGTTGAAATACTTCTGAGCGGTTTTTTCTGTTATGAGCACGGAGTATTTGTCTTGAAGGGCATGGGATAGATCGCCTCGAAGGATTGAAAAAGAAAAGATGTCGAGGAAGTTGGGATCGGTAAACCCCAATTTTGCCCGAAAAGCGCGATCTTCTGTTCCAATTTTCCCCGTGCGAGACGCGAAACGAACCGTTTGCAGGTCCGGGAATGCTTCTCTCAGGGCGGGTCCGAGAGGGCCGGGTGTTACACCGTGAACGCGTTCGTTTCGCCCTTTTATATAAACTCGATAGATGCGGTCGGCGTTTTCGTGAAAGGTGTCGTAGGTCCATTCGTTTTGAACGAAGAGAAAGGTGAGGATGCAAAAGGCGAGGCCGATGGCAATGCCGATGATGTTGATGGCCGAGTAGATGCGGTGCCTGGCGAGGTTGCGGATTGCTGTTTTCAGGTAGCTACTGAATAAAGATATTTCACCGAACATTGGTTGCTCCTTTACGGGATGGGAATTGATTACTCATGTCGCAGGGCATCCACGGGATTGGAACGCGCAGCGCGGATGGCTTGAAGGCTTATGGTACACAGGGCGATGACAACGGCTAATAGGCTACACAGAAGATATGTTTTTACACCGGGTTCAATGCGATACGCAAAGCCGTTGAGCCATTGTCCCATTGTCCAGTAGGCTATGGGCCAGGCAATGAGATTGGCGATGGTGAGGAGGAGCACAAATTCCCGGGATAGGAGCGCGATGATTTCACTTACCGATGCGCCCAATACCTTGCGGATGCCTATTTCTTTTGTGCGCTGCGAAACAGATAGCGATGCGAGGCCAAATAAACCCAGACACGCGATTAAGATTCCAAATCCCGATGCGTACCAGACAATTTGGAGCCAGTG
The genomic region above belongs to Gemmatimonadota bacterium and contains:
- a CDS encoding ABC transporter permease, whose product is MFGEISLFSSYLKTAIRNLARHRIYSAINIIGIAIGLAFCILTFLFVQNEWTYDTFHENADRIYRVYIKGRNERVHGVTPGPLGPALREAFPDLQTVRFASRTGKIGTEDRAFRAKLGFTDPNFLDIFSFSILRGDLSHALQDKYSVLITEKTAQKYFNNTNPIGAVLPIEYKNEIQDYTIAGIVQNAPKNSTIQFDVLMPFEQSKVEDRWNSYSIFTFMMLPPNVHPNGLEQQFPKWAKTWWNEKSENQIKLQLLTEMHFDQTMHVSRRSNPIYSYILSGITILVLFIACVNFTTLTLGRQATRAREVGLRKVVGAKRSQIAKQFIGESLLLITIALIAGIAIAELALPTFNDLAGKSLSLTDGLNPTTLAFLILLVSL